AATGCTTGATCGATTGCTTCAGCAGATGCTAAAGTATGTGGAATAGGACATACTCCACAGATTCTTTGACATAAAACTGGAGCGGTTTCAGGTGCTTTGTTAAGAACCATCTTTTCTAAACCCCTTACAGGAGTTATACTTAAATACATACCTTTTGTAACAATCCCTTCGTCGTCTACTTCCATGACGAGTTCGGCATGGCCCTCTTGACGAGTTGTAGGGGATATAACTACTCTATCTTTCAAATATGTCACCTCAATTATAAATTAGAAACTAACATTAATTATATATAGTTATTATTATTAATAAGTAACTTCAAAAATTCCAAATAGAAATATATATAAAAGATAAAAAACTAAATTAATTTATTATAATTAAATTAGCTTGAAAGGAGGGGAAAAATTGGATAAAGCAAATATTATCATTTCAATAATTATTGTATTATGTATCGCAGCAGCGGTTACAGCATACGGCATAACCAATAGTGACAACCCAATATTCTCAGATTTATCCAGTATGGGAGCAAATGATGATACTGGAAATGGAATTGGGAACACTACAAGTTTAGATAATGGATCTTCATCTGTAGCCACTACAACTGGAAGCCCAAGTTCTACAGAATCAGGATCAGGATCTGGATCAAGTAGCTCTGGCAGTTCTTCTGGAGGTTCCTCCTCAGGTAGTTCTTCAAGTGGAACATCTTCAAGTAGTGGAAGCTCAAGTTCAAGTAGCAGCAGCGGAAGCGGAAGTGGAAGCTCAAGTTCAAGTTCAAGTAGCTCACAATTATCTTATTCATCTGCAAAAGCTATTGCAAGTGATGCAATTTTAGAAGAAGGATGTTACGCTGGAGGAGGATATTATTCCGATGGATACTGGTACTTCACTGTATATGATGCAGATGGAAATGCTGTAGACAGCATTGCTGTAAATGATGCAACTGGAAATACAGAAAGAGCATAAGGATTAATTTTAATCCTTTATTTTTTTATTTTTAAAATAGATAACTATATATAATACAAAAAATATATTTATTATTGTTG
The nucleotide sequence above comes from Methanobrevibacter sp.. Encoded proteins:
- a CDS encoding endoglucanase; this encodes MDKANIIISIIIVLCIAAAVTAYGITNSDNPIFSDLSSMGANDDTGNGIGNTTSLDNGSSSVATTTGSPSSTESGSGSGSSSSGSSSGGSSSGSSSSGTSSSSGSSSSSSSSGSGSGSSSSSSSSSQLSYSSAKAIASDAILEEGCYAGGGYYSDGYWYFTVYDADGNAVDSIAVNDATGNTERA